The Candidatus Poribacteria bacterium genomic sequence CTGATAACCAATATGCGACTTGAAAAATATATTGCCACATCAGGAATCGCCTCTCGGCGGGCAGCGAAAAAGAGCATCCAAACGGGGGCTGTTACGGTCAACGGAGAACCCGTTTTGGTTCCCGGACACCCGATTAACGTAGAAACCGATGCCGTTGAATTTGAAGGGAAACCGGTTGAACCGCTAACAGAACACATCTATCTGATGTTGAACAAACCAGCGGGTTACGTGACGACACGGCACGATGAACGCGGACGCCCCACCGTCATGGATCTCGTCTCAGATCTTCCCGATACTATCTACCCTGTCGGACGCTTAGACTTGGAGACCGAAGGGCTTCTCATCTTTACAAACGATGGAGATTTCGCCTACCAGTTACTACATCCGAGCCATGAGATAGAGAAAACCTATCTCGTGTGGGTGAAAGGAGCACCGCGCGACGACGCGATTCAACGGTTACGTCAGGGCGTTACGATCCCGAGCGGAACAACGGCACCGGCAAAGGTCAAGCATTTAAAGGTAAGTAAAGATGGCGCGTCAACGAAGTTTGAGGTAATAATTCATGAAGGGAAAAAACGGCAGGTGCGCCTGATGTTTAAAGCCGTGGGGCATTCGGTAATCCGTTTAAAGCGGGTCCGAATGGGTAGTTTGCGGTTGGGCAACCTTCCATCTGGAGAGCACAGATTTCTGACATCAGAGGAAATTTCCGAATTGATGGCGTTGTAGGCGCGGTTTGGAGCCGCGCCTACCGGAGATTGTTATTTGGACTCCGCCAAATCTCTGACCTGTTCTAAACGCGCTTCAGCACTTCGCCTTATATCTTCATCTGAAGTATGATGGGCTAACTTTTCAAGCACCGCAATAGCTTCTTTAAAATGCCCTTTGATGCCGTACGTCACACCGAGATAAAGCTGAGCGTGTTCATGGACATCGCTTTTCGGATACTTGTCTATCACAGTTTTGAAGTGAGAGACTGCTTCCTCAAAGGTCGTCTCTGCTTCAGGACTTTCAAGCATATCACCAAGCGTCCTGGCGTAAGCGAGTCCCAACTGGTTATGCAAGTTTGGGATGAGCTTTGATTTGTTCCTCGGATCATGTTCAAATGCTTTCTCGCTGAACATGACCGCTTTTTCAAGCTGCTTCCGATCTAAATAGGTAAGCGCGACTTGAGCGTTAAGTTTAGCATCGTCCGGTTTCTTCTCAAGTTTGGCGAGTTTTTTCGAGAAAGCTTCCTCTTTTTCCAACGCAGCTTCTATCACGGGTGCAAAGCCGTCAGGACCGATGAATCCTACGTGCTGAGCGATCATACCACCATCCGAACTCGTGAAAACGATCGTCGGATAGCCAGGGACTTCATACCGCATCAGGGCTTCTCTATTTTCGGGGTGTTCGGTATCTTCAGGATTGACCTTGATGGTAACGAACTTTTTGGACATTTCGACGATACGAGCATCCGTAAATGTTTCGGCATCCAGCCGACTACATGAGCCTCACCAGTCAGTGTAGAAGTCCAGCATAACGGGTTTGCCCGTCTTCGCTGCTTCTTTCATGCCGTCCTCAAGCGATTTTTCCCATTTAACCCCTTCGCCCGCAATGAGCGCGGGGACTGTGCCCACCATCAGTAGTAAGACACCGAGTGAAATGCGGCGAAAAACAGAATTAAACATAAATTCTCTCCTTTTTTTAGATAACGTCTTAATTTACGATTCCATTAATTTCAGGAGTGTCATTAGCACACCTGCACTACTGTTCCGTTGAAGCGTCTTCGCTCTGTTCAAGCGCAGCTGCGCTGGTTGTTTTGCTCGATAGCGTCGTACGACACTTGAAGCAGGTAATAATAATTCTGACGAGCTCTTTCTGTCTGCCAACAAAGGACTGCTTTTGCTCTGTTTGTACGTGCCTTTGGCAGCGAGGGCACCACTGTTGTTTTGCGCCTAACACGGCTGACTCCTTTGTGATATTGTGTCCAGAATTAATGCCCTCTGCTCGCGTGCAAAAAATAGACACACCTTATCACGGTAAAAGTTCCACTTTTGTAGTTCGTCTCAATAGACATCACTTCCCAACGCAGAATTGGGAGAAGATCCTATCGAGAATGTCTTCAGTCGTTGTCTTACCGACGATGTCCCCGAGTCCATCCAAACTAATTCGCAAATCGACAGCAACGAGATCGGGAGGCATACCGTTTTCGAGGCTCTCTATCGCGTAATTGAGTCCTTCGTTAGCACGTCGGAGTGCCTCTTGATGGCGAGCGTTTGTCACAATCGGCGATTCGCCGATGACGGATTCGCCGCCAAGCAGTTCCTCACAGACGGCTGCTTTTA encodes the following:
- a CDS encoding pseudouridine synthase — protein: MRLEKYIATSGIASRRAAKKSIQTGAVTVNGEPVLVPGHPINVETDAVEFEGKPVEPLTEHIYLMLNKPAGYVTTRHDERGRPTVMDLVSDLPDTIYPVGRLDLETEGLLIFTNDGDFAYQLLHPSHEIEKTYLVWVKGAPRDDAIQRLRQGVTIPSGTTAPAKVKHLKVSKDGASTKFEVIIHEGKKRQVRLMFKAVGHSVIRLKRVRMGSLRLGNLPSGEHRFLTSEEISELMAL